A window of Candidatus Gastranaerophilales bacterium contains these coding sequences:
- the ade gene encoding adenine deaminase, with amino-acid sequence MQIEDVIKVAKGDTKADLVIKNAKLVNVLSEEIHNTDIAIVDGVVAGIGEGYEGVQEIDVRGAYVSPSFIDGHVHIESSMLLPSEFARAVVPAGTTTVVSDPHEISNVFGLHGISFMKEAVSGIPLSVFVMLPSCVPATNSETSGFELSAYDLSLLIDSPWVLGIAEMMNFPGVLSMDKNVMAKLDLGKKKNKRIDGHAPLLSGKDLCAYVAAGIKSDHECTNPAEAIEKIRKGMYLQVREGSAAKDLDALIPILEKINTRKCFFVTDDRHPTELYEHINSMVRRCVAAGISPVKAIQMASLNAAEYFDIKDVGAIAPGYKADFVVLEDLKSFKPKMVFKGGIMVAKEGKMIEQAHKPELPTLRGSVNVKWIEPADFKIPAEGDKVRAIEVIPNQLVTKSAVAKIKVVDDYAEANLDDDVLKIVVIERHRASGNIGKGFVKGFGLKSGAIASTVAHDSHNMIIIGTNDADMHAAGVELVKYQGGKVIVKDGEVISSLPLPVAGLMSDETFEFVLDKCHELKESAKKIGCSLDDPFMSMAFLSLSVIPELKITDKGVVDVMKSKFVDIFDI; translated from the coding sequence ATGCAAATTGAAGATGTTATTAAAGTTGCTAAAGGCGACACTAAAGCTGATTTGGTAATCAAAAACGCTAAATTGGTTAATGTACTTTCGGAGGAAATCCATAATACAGATATCGCTATTGTTGACGGCGTCGTCGCTGGTATCGGCGAAGGTTATGAAGGTGTTCAAGAAATTGATGTTAGAGGGGCTTATGTTTCTCCTTCTTTTATTGACGGACATGTCCATATTGAAAGCTCAATGTTGTTGCCTTCAGAATTTGCAAGAGCTGTCGTCCCTGCTGGTACTACTACTGTCGTTTCTGACCCCCATGAAATATCTAATGTATTCGGTTTGCACGGTATAAGTTTTATGAAAGAGGCTGTTTCGGGTATTCCTCTAAGTGTATTTGTCATGTTGCCCTCGTGCGTACCTGCTACAAATTCTGAAACTTCAGGTTTTGAGTTGAGTGCTTATGACCTCTCATTGTTAATTGACAGCCCTTGGGTTCTCGGTATTGCTGAAATGATGAATTTCCCCGGAGTTTTGTCTATGGATAAAAATGTTATGGCTAAGTTGGATTTAGGTAAGAAAAAAAATAAAAGGATTGACGGGCATGCACCACTGCTTTCAGGAAAAGATTTGTGTGCTTATGTTGCTGCCGGTATTAAATCTGACCATGAATGTACTAATCCGGCTGAAGCTATTGAAAAAATAAGAAAAGGTATGTATCTTCAAGTTAGAGAAGGGTCTGCGGCTAAAGATTTGGACGCATTAATCCCTATTCTTGAAAAAATTAACACCAGAAAATGCTTCTTTGTTACAGACGATAGACATCCTACAGAACTCTATGAACATATCAATTCTATGGTCCGAAGATGCGTAGCTGCGGGAATTTCCCCTGTTAAAGCTATTCAAATGGCTAGTTTGAACGCAGCAGAATATTTCGACATAAAAGACGTAGGTGCCATTGCTCCAGGCTATAAAGCGGATTTCGTCGTGTTAGAAGATTTGAAATCTTTTAAACCAAAAATGGTTTTCAAGGGCGGTATAATGGTTGCAAAAGAGGGCAAAATGATTGAACAAGCCCACAAGCCTGAATTGCCTACTTTAAGAGGTTCTGTAAACGTAAAATGGATTGAACCTGCTGATTTTAAAATCCCTGCTGAAGGCGACAAAGTCAGAGCTATTGAAGTCATTCCAAATCAGTTGGTTACAAAATCTGCGGTTGCAAAAATTAAGGTGGTTGATGATTACGCAGAAGCAAATTTGGATGACGATGTTTTAAAAATTGTTGTAATTGAAAGACATAGAGCAAGCGGAAATATCGGCAAAGGCTTTGTTAAAGGCTTTGGCTTGAAATCCGGTGCCATTGCTTCTACTGTGGCTCATGACTCTCATAATATGATTATTATCGGCACAAATGACGCAGATATGCATGCGGCTGGTGTTGAGTTGGTTAAATATCAGGGTGGAAAGGTTATTGTTAAAGACGGCGAAGTTATTTCTTCATTGCCTCTTCCGGTTGCTGGTTTGATGTCTGATGAAACTTTTGAGTTCGTTTTAGATAAATGCCATGAGCTCAAAGAATCGGCTAAAAAAATAGGTTGCAGTTTAGATGACCCCTTTATGTCTATGGCGTTTTTATCCTTGTCTGTAATTCCTGAATTAAAAATAACAGATAAGGGTGTTGTTGATGTTATGAAGTCAAAATTTGTTGATATATTTGATATTTAA
- a CDS encoding CHAP domain-containing protein: MSLNKIPLTNLKTLEDINKASDSLKATDAEIDTDIFSGLTKSKFNSLVKKNAKGSNSQSIFYQNIKAVGADNVFTALDSNNDGKLSQSEISKYSGKDKKSDSLNGTELKIALHDVIGKALDSYKPAKSSSSSSTKSTGKKSFAKQLEEGMNEIRSFINSAKSSSTSNGSYSSSGAQGGQTVSSSTSATGKAAALIANARKYLGYNEANGSYKLFTNGRVEHWCADFVTYIAKQTYGGSLPSGFGSPSVSELWNWGKRNGKTVAVNNVQAGQVMIQKNNGASHTGLVTKVDRDSSGNVVAIHTIEGNTSDTVAERTYQRGSSGFNKITCFVSIA; this comes from the coding sequence ATGTCATTGAATAAAATTCCATTGACGAATTTGAAAACACTTGAAGATATCAACAAAGCATCTGATTCATTAAAAGCTACAGATGCTGAAATCGATACTGATATTTTCTCAGGATTAACTAAAAGCAAATTTAACAGCTTAGTTAAGAAAAACGCAAAAGGCTCAAATTCACAATCAATTTTTTACCAAAATATAAAAGCAGTTGGAGCTGATAATGTTTTTACAGCCCTTGACTCAAACAATGACGGAAAATTATCTCAATCAGAAATTTCTAAATATAGCGGAAAAGATAAAAAATCAGATTCTCTAAACGGCACAGAGCTAAAAATAGCACTCCACGATGTAATCGGCAAAGCACTTGACTCATATAAACCTGCAAAATCATCTTCAAGCAGCTCAACAAAAAGCACAGGGAAAAAATCATTCGCAAAACAATTAGAAGAAGGAATGAACGAAATTCGCTCATTTATAAATTCAGCAAAATCAAGCTCAACATCAAACGGCTCATACTCATCTTCAGGAGCTCAAGGTGGACAAACAGTATCATCAAGCACTTCTGCAACCGGCAAAGCTGCTGCATTAATCGCTAACGCAAGAAAATACTTGGGCTACAATGAAGCTAACGGCTCATACAAACTATTTACAAATGGCAGAGTTGAACACTGGTGTGCAGACTTTGTAACATATATCGCAAAACAAACGTATGGTGGTAGCCTACCTTCAGGATTTGGCTCTCCATCTGTTTCAGAACTATGGAACTGGGGTAAAAGAAACGGCAAAACCGTAGCTGTAAATAACGTTCAAGCAGGTCAAGTCATGATTCAAAAAAATAATGGGGCATCTCACACAGGCTTAGTTACAAAAGTAGACAGAGATTCATCAGGAAACGTAGTTGCAATCCACACTATAGAAGGAAACACAAGCGACACTGTAGCTGAAAGAACTTACCAAAGAGGAAGTTCCGGCTTCAACAAGATAACTTGCTTCGTAAGCATAGCATAA
- a CDS encoding CHAP domain-containing protein — MSLDKLKLTKLQTLEDIQNATDSIKKTSTDKSNVDINIFSGMTSDEFSKLVDKSSSEKASDSIFYQNIKDIGTDDVFSAIDTNNDGKLDDNELSKVAGLDSDKKGFSTQELKVVLHDVISKALDALNIEAPNVEDALNATLPTGNDYYNMPASGGYSAPSGSSANQVYGNNGTSGASSTEGSDATDGNKYSGMNLEELKSEKSTVENDIKTAESEVKTAKTDVETKQKALETAEKEYEDIEKQMNGKDSALSKAVEADNTIDSTKKEEFAKTDKEIAENDKKKTENDKAISEKESAISENDSNLDKARTDIADKDSSIADLESAVSKLNSQKSDSKEGSDKESATAELTQKQAALAQAKQEREELVKKRDELTKKQETLKSELDKLKETQKTIETEKNNLLSEKQKSATSLALNSTNPLTQTAIKNFNDIKAKYDKAQEAKNTAQSDLDKAKETLETSQTKLDEKKDALNDINTQITKKESTTSSEELIENAKKYLGYNEANGSYKLFTNGRTEAWCADFVSYVAKETYGDKLPEGFGSASVSGLQEWGKNNGRTVGKNDVEAGQVMIQKNNGASHTGLVTSVERDSSGNITAVHTIEGNTSNTVAERTYHPGDSGYEKITSYVSIN, encoded by the coding sequence ATGTCATTGGATAAACTAAAATTAACAAAATTACAAACACTGGAAGATATTCAAAATGCAACCGACAGCATTAAAAAGACATCAACTGACAAATCTAACGTAGATATTAATATCTTTTCAGGAATGACAAGTGATGAATTTTCTAAGCTTGTAGATAAATCAAGCAGCGAGAAAGCATCGGACTCAATATTTTATCAAAATATTAAAGATATAGGCACTGATGATGTGTTTAGTGCGATAGATACAAACAACGACGGAAAACTCGATGACAATGAGCTTTCTAAAGTTGCCGGCTTAGATTCAGACAAAAAAGGATTTTCCACACAAGAACTTAAAGTTGTTTTACACGACGTAATTTCAAAAGCACTTGACGCATTAAATATAGAAGCACCAAATGTTGAAGATGCACTAAACGCAACATTACCAACAGGTAATGACTATTACAACATGCCTGCCTCCGGCGGATACAGTGCACCATCTGGTTCAAGTGCAAATCAAGTTTACGGAAACAACGGCACCTCTGGAGCCAGCTCAACAGAAGGCTCTGATGCAACTGACGGCAACAAGTATTCAGGAATGAATCTTGAAGAATTAAAATCAGAAAAATCAACTGTTGAAAATGATATAAAAACTGCAGAATCAGAGGTTAAAACAGCTAAAACAGACGTTGAAACTAAACAAAAAGCTCTTGAAACAGCAGAAAAAGAATATGAAGATATTGAAAAGCAAATGAACGGTAAGGATTCAGCTTTATCAAAAGCTGTTGAAGCCGACAACACAATTGACAGTACAAAAAAAGAAGAATTTGCAAAAACTGACAAAGAAATAGCTGAAAATGATAAAAAGAAGACTGAAAACGACAAAGCAATTTCTGAAAAAGAATCTGCAATTTCTGAAAATGATTCAAACTTAGATAAAGCAAGAACAGACATTGCGGACAAAGATTCATCAATCGCGGACTTAGAATCTGCTGTGTCAAAATTAAACTCTCAAAAATCAGACTCAAAAGAAGGTTCAGATAAAGAATCTGCAACCGCTGAACTAACTCAAAAACAAGCAGCTTTGGCTCAAGCAAAACAAGAACGTGAGGAACTTGTTAAAAAAAGAGACGAATTAACTAAAAAACAAGAAACATTGAAAAGCGAACTTGATAAGCTAAAAGAAACTCAAAAAACAATAGAAACCGAAAAAAATAACTTATTAAGCGAAAAACAAAAAAGTGCAACTTCTTTGGCATTGAACAGCACTAATCCATTAACACAAACTGCAATTAAAAATTTCAATGACATAAAAGCAAAATACGACAAAGCTCAAGAGGCTAAAAACACAGCCCAAAGCGACCTTGACAAAGCAAAAGAAACTTTAGAAACGAGTCAAACAAAACTTGATGAGAAAAAAGACGCACTCAACGATATCAATACCCAAATCACAAAAAAAGAATCAACAACTTCATCAGAAGAATTGATTGAAAATGCAAAAAAATATTTGGGCTACAACGAAGCAAACGGTTCATACAAACTATTCACAAACGGACGTACAGAAGCTTGGTGTGCAGACTTCGTTTCATACGTTGCAAAAGAAACCTACGGTGACAAATTGCCAGAAGGATTTGGTTCTGCATCCGTTTCAGGCTTGCAAGAGTGGGGCAAAAACAACGGAAGAACAGTGGGTAAAAATGACGTTGAGGCAGGTCAAGTTATGATACAAAAGAACAACGGAGCATCTCATACAGGGCTTGTTACCAGCGTTGAACGTGATTCATCAGGAAATATCACCGCTGTCCATACGATTGAAGGTAACACAAGCAACACTGTAGCTGAAAGAACTTACCACCCTGGAGATTCAGGGTACGAAAAAATCACCAGTTACGTTTCAATTAATTAA
- a CDS encoding alpha/beta hydrolase, which produces MIKRKIVAVLSIFIVLVTVLLCSAASKNQNSDIETFLKTEDGIKIAINHYKTNHNEVLIIAPGWFMSKDSKAFADMSKDFSKYFDIITMDFRGHCKSGGTFTFTSKEPLDLETVVQYAKPKYKKVYIAGFSLGAATTAIYTAHNKDVDKLILVSAPVSFDKIENEMWRKEAYIPTLQKFEFKRWCTIRPGKIWLNKTAPLKIIDRISPIPILIIAGENDPTIHLWHSEILYDKANNPKDIWIIKNGNHAEDLYLKDPKLFIKNCTQWLKS; this is translated from the coding sequence ATGATAAAAAGAAAAATTGTAGCAGTTTTATCTATTTTTATAGTTTTGGTAACCGTTTTATTATGCAGTGCTGCATCAAAAAATCAAAATTCAGATATTGAAACCTTCTTGAAAACAGAAGACGGCATAAAAATAGCAATAAACCATTACAAAACGAACCACAATGAAGTTTTAATAATCGCCCCTGGGTGGTTTATGAGCAAAGACTCCAAAGCGTTTGCTGATATGTCTAAAGATTTCAGCAAATATTTTGATATCATAACAATGGATTTCAGAGGGCATTGCAAAAGTGGCGGAACCTTTACATTTACGAGCAAAGAACCGTTAGACTTAGAAACGGTTGTCCAATATGCAAAACCGAAATATAAAAAAGTCTATATTGCAGGATTTTCGCTTGGTGCAGCCACTACCGCAATCTACACCGCTCACAACAAAGATGTAGACAAATTAATTTTGGTTTCAGCACCTGTAAGTTTCGATAAAATAGAAAATGAAATGTGGCGAAAAGAAGCATATATCCCGACATTACAAAAATTCGAATTTAAAAGATGGTGCACTATTCGACCGGGAAAAATCTGGTTAAATAAAACAGCTCCTTTAAAAATAATAGATAGAATATCCCCTATTCCCATATTAATAATTGCAGGAGAAAACGACCCTACAATTCACCTTTGGCATTCAGAAATATTATATGATAAAGCCAATAACCCTAAAGATATATGGATTATAAAAAACGGTAATCACGCCGAAGATTTATACCTAAAAGACCCTAAATTATTTATAAAAAATTGCACACAATGGCTTAAATCATAA
- a CDS encoding DUF512 domain-containing protein, with product MSGKIAEVLNNSIAKDLEFKKNDEILKINGVIPSDYIDYKYLLAAENVDIELRRQNGEIEIFEIEKDFDEDLGIVFESAIFDKIKPCLNKCIFCFVDQQPKGLRKSLYIKDDDYRLSYLQGTYVTLTNLKDEDKKRIQKMHLGPLYVSVHTTNPELRAKMLRNPNAANIMKELKWLQKADIPIHTQIVLCPGYNDGVELERTLNDLYSLSDILLSIAIVPLGVTKFRKEPMLTVSNECALETINIIENFNKKAQKNLACASDEFFLKAGFDIPKKDYYSGFAQIEDGVGAIRLLKDDFDKRAKKLPEKLQQKSEFTFATSFAALDIMSYISNSLNKVENVSTNVIPVKSEFWGEHISVAGLITANDLINALKNKNVKNVIIPSVMLRPYTKEFLDGFTTTEVEKTLNCKIYPIKDIYSAKEIVDIICK from the coding sequence ATGAGCGGTAAAATTGCTGAGGTCTTGAATAATTCTATCGCCAAAGACTTAGAGTTTAAAAAGAATGATGAAATATTGAAAATTAATGGCGTTATTCCTTCTGATTACATTGATTACAAATATCTTTTGGCTGCTGAAAATGTTGATATTGAGTTGCGTAGACAAAATGGTGAAATCGAAATCTTTGAGATTGAAAAAGATTTTGATGAAGACTTGGGTATAGTCTTCGAGTCCGCTATTTTTGATAAGATAAAACCTTGTTTAAATAAATGTATTTTTTGCTTTGTTGACCAGCAACCCAAAGGCTTGCGTAAATCTTTATATATAAAAGACGATGATTACAGACTTTCTTATTTGCAAGGCACTTACGTTACTTTGACGAATTTAAAAGATGAAGATAAAAAACGAATACAAAAAATGCACCTCGGACCTTTGTATGTTTCTGTTCACACAACAAATCCCGAATTGCGTGCTAAAATGCTTCGAAATCCGAATGCTGCAAATATAATGAAGGAGCTCAAGTGGCTGCAAAAAGCTGATATTCCAATTCATACGCAAATAGTTTTATGCCCCGGATATAATGATGGCGTTGAGCTTGAAAGGACTTTGAATGATTTGTATTCTCTCTCCGATATTTTATTATCAATAGCAATAGTGCCATTAGGCGTCACAAAGTTTCGCAAAGAGCCGATGCTAACCGTTTCCAATGAATGTGCTCTTGAAACTATAAATATAATTGAAAATTTCAACAAAAAAGCTCAAAAAAATCTTGCCTGTGCTTCTGATGAATTCTTTTTAAAAGCAGGGTTTGACATACCTAAAAAAGACTACTATTCTGGTTTTGCTCAAATAGAAGATGGAGTCGGGGCTATCAGATTGTTGAAAGATGATTTTGACAAAAGAGCGAAAAAATTGCCTGAAAAATTGCAGCAAAAATCTGAATTTACATTCGCTACATCTTTTGCTGCACTTGACATAATGAGCTATATTTCAAATTCTTTAAACAAGGTTGAAAATGTTTCTACAAATGTTATCCCCGTAAAAAGTGAATTTTGGGGTGAGCATATCAGTGTTGCGGGGCTTATAACTGCAAACGACTTAATCAATGCGTTAAAAAACAAGAATGTCAAAAATGTCATTATACCATCTGTAATGCTCAGACCTTATACGAAGGAGTTTTTGGACGGATTTACTACGACTGAAGTTGAAAAAACTCTTAACTGCAAAATATATCCAATAAAGGATATATATTCTGCAAAAGAAATTGTGGATATTATTTGTAAATAA
- the cimA gene encoding citramalate synthase yields MKHIEIYDTTLRDGAQSEGINFSASDKIKIIKLLDELGVTYIEAGWPGANPKDIEVFNELKDLKLKNAKITAFGCTRKPNSDAKEDSVLKKLLEADTDIITIFGKTWDFHVEHALGTTLSENLDMIHDSILFLKGQGKNVFFDAEHFFDGYKNNSEYAVKAIKTAKEAGAERIILCDTNGGCTHGEIYKITKEIVNIMPETHFGIHAHNDGDMAVANSIAAADAGAIQIQGTINGYGERCGNANLCSIIPNIQLKKDYNAIGENIKKLVYVSKSIAEISNFSTPVNAPFVGNSAFTHKAGVHASGVRKNSQTYEHISPDSVGNTRKILISDQAGAASIKEKIDNLRIVKNLNEKDIPKIIDKIKRLEWKGFAYEGAEASFELLIMKILEKMPTYFDILGFRVIGDNSVDNIKESIITEASVKLKIKNEIFHTVSEGEGPVNALDKALRKALAPIYPTVNNFRLKDFKVRILDSTDGTAAQVRVNIETTDGYNKWDTVGVSENIIEASYMAIVDSLQYGLILSSNN; encoded by the coding sequence TTGAAACACATTGAAATTTACGACACAACACTTAGAGATGGTGCCCAATCAGAGGGTATAAATTTTTCAGCTTCAGACAAAATCAAAATCATAAAATTGCTTGATGAACTTGGCGTAACTTATATTGAAGCAGGATGGCCCGGTGCAAACCCAAAAGATATTGAGGTTTTTAATGAATTAAAAGACCTTAAACTTAAAAATGCAAAAATTACAGCTTTTGGTTGCACTCGAAAACCAAATAGCGACGCTAAAGAAGACTCTGTATTAAAAAAACTTTTAGAAGCTGATACAGATATTATTACAATTTTCGGTAAAACTTGGGACTTTCACGTAGAACACGCCTTAGGAACAACTTTAAGCGAAAATCTCGATATGATTCACGACAGCATTCTTTTTCTAAAAGGACAAGGGAAAAATGTTTTTTTTGACGCAGAACATTTTTTCGATGGATATAAAAACAACAGTGAATATGCTGTTAAAGCAATAAAAACAGCTAAAGAAGCAGGTGCTGAAAGAATCATACTTTGCGACACAAACGGTGGCTGCACTCATGGTGAAATATACAAAATAACAAAAGAAATAGTAAATATAATGCCTGAAACGCACTTTGGCATTCATGCACACAACGATGGAGATATGGCAGTTGCGAACTCAATAGCAGCAGCAGATGCCGGGGCTATTCAAATTCAAGGCACAATAAACGGATATGGCGAAAGATGCGGAAATGCTAATCTATGCTCTATTATCCCGAATATACAACTAAAAAAAGACTATAATGCTATCGGCGAAAATATAAAAAAACTCGTTTATGTTTCAAAATCAATTGCAGAAATCAGCAACTTTTCAACCCCAGTAAATGCTCCGTTTGTAGGGAATAGTGCATTTACACATAAAGCAGGAGTACACGCTAGTGGCGTCCGCAAAAACTCTCAAACATACGAACACATAAGCCCTGATTCTGTAGGAAATACAAGAAAAATATTGATAAGTGACCAGGCTGGTGCGGCTTCAATCAAAGAAAAAATTGACAATTTGAGAATAGTCAAAAACTTGAACGAAAAAGACATTCCTAAAATCATAGACAAAATAAAAAGACTTGAATGGAAAGGCTTTGCCTACGAAGGAGCAGAAGCTTCTTTCGAGCTTTTAATTATGAAAATACTTGAAAAGATGCCAACATATTTTGATATTTTAGGATTTAGAGTAATCGGCGACAACTCTGTTGACAACATCAAAGAATCTATTATCACCGAAGCTTCTGTAAAATTAAAAATAAAAAATGAAATTTTCCACACGGTATCAGAAGGCGAAGGTCCTGTAAACGCCCTCGACAAAGCGTTGAGAAAAGCATTGGCACCTATTTACCCTACTGTAAATAATTTCAGATTGAAAGATTTCAAAGTAAGAATTTTAGACAGCACTGATGGCACAGCAGCTCAAGTAAGAGTAAACATTGAGACAACTGACGGATACAACAAGTGGGATACAGTTGGAGTTAGTGAAAATATCATCGAAGCTTCATATATGGCAATTGTCGACAGTTTGCAATATGGATTAATTTTGAGCAGCAACAATTAA
- a CDS encoding MATE family efflux transporter: MQIFKNFVEQYKKYTVELLKLAAPLAVGHLGLMLIGATDVFVAAKHSIETLAAISIANSIIFTIFIMGIGLLASISIMLSNYRGARKFTKKFFQTSMFYTLVLATLFCFITLSIIPFIDIMGFATNLVPMIKQYMFISAFSFFGMYIYQGTKEFLQAHEIVHFPNMILIGAVFVNLIMDFAFVFGIGPIPSMGEVGLALSTFIVRTLMGLAMIIYCRRLFDFKTNINLDFAKKLLRIGSPIGLALLLEFFAFNLITILVGRDASILAATHNIITTITSSTFMVPLAISNAISIKVGFCNGAKNYPEIRNYSIAGTVMGITVMGLCAAALISYPAFFIKIFTQSTEILKIATPIIIIAGLFQISDGFQVTVGGILKGLKMTKTVSVCVLGGYWLVGLPLGIILAYPFCYSLKGFWIGLAVSLTLIGLVESIIVALKFKKIKAEYK, from the coding sequence ATGCAGATATTTAAAAATTTTGTTGAACAATACAAGAAATACACAGTAGAATTACTAAAACTTGCAGCACCACTTGCTGTAGGGCATTTAGGCTTAATGCTAATAGGTGCGACAGACGTATTTGTTGCGGCTAAGCACAGCATTGAAACACTTGCAGCAATAAGTATAGCTAATTCTATAATTTTCACTATTTTCATTATGGGAATAGGACTTTTGGCAAGCATCTCTATAATGCTTTCAAACTATAGAGGGGCGAGAAAATTCACTAAAAAGTTTTTCCAAACAAGCATGTTTTATACACTTGTTTTGGCAACATTATTTTGCTTCATAACTTTGTCGATAATTCCATTTATAGACATTATGGGCTTTGCAACAAATCTTGTACCAATGATAAAACAATATATGTTTATAAGTGCTTTTTCATTTTTTGGAATGTATATTTACCAAGGCACAAAAGAATTTTTGCAAGCTCATGAAATAGTGCATTTTCCTAATATGATTTTGATAGGGGCTGTTTTCGTAAACTTAATTATGGATTTTGCTTTCGTCTTCGGAATTGGTCCAATACCATCAATGGGCGAAGTCGGTCTTGCCCTGTCGACCTTCATAGTAAGAACCCTTATGGGACTGGCAATGATTATATATTGCAGAAGACTTTTTGACTTCAAAACAAATATAAACCTTGATTTTGCAAAAAAACTTTTAAGAATAGGCTCACCAATAGGATTAGCACTGCTTTTGGAATTCTTCGCATTTAATCTTATTACAATACTCGTAGGCAGAGATGCAAGTATTTTAGCTGCGACACACAATATAATTACAACAATAACATCAAGCACATTTATGGTGCCGTTGGCAATTTCAAACGCAATTTCCATAAAAGTCGGATTTTGCAATGGAGCCAAAAATTACCCTGAAATAAGAAATTATTCCATTGCAGGAACAGTTATGGGCATTACAGTTATGGGATTATGTGCAGCTGCATTAATATCTTATCCTGCATTTTTCATAAAAATATTTACTCAATCAACTGAAATTTTAAAAATAGCAACACCTATCATAATAATTGCAGGCTTATTCCAAATATCAGACGGATTTCAAGTCACTGTCGGAGGAATTTTAAAAGGACTAAAAATGACCAAAACAGTATCTGTATGCGTGCTCGGAGGTTATTGGCTTGTAGGTCTTCCGCTTGGTATAATTCTTGCATATCCGTTTTGCTATTCTTTAAAAGGTTTTTGGATTGGACTTGCAGTTTCACTAACGCTCATCGGCCTTGTTGAGTCAATAATAGTAGCATTGAAATTCAAAAAAATTAAGGCAGAATATAAATGA
- a CDS encoding GGDEF domain-containing protein — translation MNISSDFSIKKPFQVKQKSNNGIKSPTLTPIQYDTFQKSSSVGAKNNYKVPFGQNSVKAVESAMQNILIAFNEKSKGNLIDDLNTVFNIAKTDHLTGLKNKRTLLSDIQKHISELKKNGSHLTVAMFDMDNFKGVNDLLGYDTGDLFIKTIGSEVNNVFAPMGKNVYRFGGEEFVVLMPNTSVAEAKKMASQARDNLINNKQLKSFVTPYIKEGHHKIATYSAQQAPLTKLNKSMSELDSIISLKKSSAHDSSFNSQISTFLDAKIDEATSNTQKSLRQIMIKALKEAPSQEDKNMLHSYVQKMRNGEDVHSVVDKKLMNYLNCAYNNEAKIGQIEKWLANLQKIVDGKPQGFTITAGVKKFGGKDLDTTPVDIIGKTGQVLSQGKTTLKGQVYS, via the coding sequence ATGAACATATCTTCAGATTTTTCTATTAAAAAACCGTTTCAAGTAAAACAAAAATCTAATAATGGAATTAAGTCACCAACTTTAACACCTATTCAATATGATACTTTTCAAAAGTCTTCAAGTGTAGGTGCTAAAAATAATTACAAAGTTCCTTTTGGGCAAAATAGTGTAAAAGCTGTAGAATCTGCTATGCAAAATATATTAATTGCTTTTAACGAAAAATCAAAAGGGAATTTGATTGATGATTTGAATACCGTATTTAATATTGCAAAAACCGACCACCTTACAGGTTTGAAAAATAAGAGAACTTTGCTCTCTGACATTCAAAAACATATCTCAGAATTAAAGAAAAACGGTAGTCATTTGACTGTTGCGATGTTTGATATGGATAATTTTAAGGGTGTTAATGATTTATTAGGATATGATACCGGTGATTTGTTCATAAAGACTATTGGCTCTGAAGTTAATAATGTTTTTGCTCCAATGGGGAAAAATGTTTATCGCTTTGGTGGTGAAGAATTTGTGGTATTAATGCCCAATACTTCTGTTGCTGAGGCTAAAAAAATGGCTTCTCAAGCACGAGATAATCTTATAAATAACAAACAACTCAAAAGTTTCGTAACTCCTTATATCAAAGAAGGTCATCACAAAATAGCTACCTATTCGGCTCAACAAGCACCTTTAACAAAGTTAAATAAATCCATGTCGGAGTTGGATTCCATTATTAGTTTGAAAAAATCATCTGCACACGATTCTTCATTCAATTCTCAAATCTCAACTTTTCTTGATGCAAAAATTGATGAGGCAACCTCTAATACTCAAAAATCATTAAGGCAAATAATGATAAAAGCCTTAAAAGAAGCTCCTTCTCAAGAAGATAAAAATATGCTTCACTCATATGTTCAAAAAATGAGAAATGGTGAAGATGTTCATTCTGTTGTTGATAAAAAATTGATGAACTATTTGAATTGTGCTTACAATAACGAAGCAAAAATCGGACAAATTGAAAAATGGCTTGCTAATTTGCAAAAAATTGTTGACGGAAAACCACAAGGGTTTACTATTACAGCAGGTGTTAAAAAGTTTGGCGGAAAAGATTTAGATACTACGCCGGTAGATATAATTGGAAAAACAGGACAAGTTTTGTCGCAAGGTAAAACAACCTTGAAAGGTCAAGTCTATTCATAA